GCTGCCACTCAACCACAAgtttttaaaggaaaatcaaGGAACTAAAATTCTTCATTCAATTTGGCTTAGTCTATATAAATCCACCCCGTACAGAAGTTTCAAGAACATCCCATAGGAAGACAATATGATTATTTGTAGTCATATATAAGGATCGTGAAACCCTGAGTGACAAGAACACACCAGTAACGATTATCAGCATGAATACATATGTCCTATATAACAACCTCAAAAGCAGAGTAGTAATTTTTGAAGCCAACATGAAGTTGATATGGTcgaaattaaaggaaatattaATTTGGATAGGTTGACATGAAGTTGCTTCATGGATAAGTGGAATGACTTTCAGTCCTAGCAGGAAATAATAACCGTAGAAGTCATAATAATTTGGCATTCTATGCAGAAAACCTGCACATCAAGTGGAAAGGGTTTGTTGGTGATTAGTAAGACGATACCCACTTCTCTAACTGGTACAATAGCCTCTTGCTATCTGGATCATAGTCCTCTATTGCTTTGAAAAAGGTTCCATCCGCAATTTCACGTGCAGAGAAGGATAACTGAGTAGGCAGTCCACATTCCATTCTAGACAAGTTGGTCTCAGCTACTTCCGAAACTGATGGATAAGCATCAAACCCTGATAATAAAAGATGTAGGAAGCATGTGGGAATGATTACACTACCACCTGAATGAGACATGCATGAGTCTCAAAATTCTTACCATGGATTGAAGGAATTTCAATATTGATTATATTTGTCGGCATCCCAGAAAAGTTTGAACGGAATTCCTGCTCTTCACAGTGATATGTTTGATGACCACGCCTGGTCACCCCAGAGAAATGTTTCCAATATGCATTATCTGACCTACAATACTTTGAAAAGGGCAACATCCATAATGAAGAAGCAAATGAATTGACCAACAACCGAGCTGTCCCCTGATACCTTGCAAGATGTACAATAAGCATGAGTTGGAACAGGCATCCTAGTTCAATATGGTAACCACATCAACCAAGATTGTATGTGGATGATGCACTTTCACAGTGTCTCAATCTCACTAAGAAGAAGAGTTCAGTCAATTGAGTTTCTTAAGACTGCCTGAACAGGTTCAAGTTGATTTAACTTCTGAAAGGGCACTGTAGGAACTTCTATTTTAAAAGTATGATGCACCGTGCAGTTACTAAAATAATAGAGAAGATTAAAGTAGTAAATATTGATTTGCAAGGAAGAAAATACACTTACATATAGgacaagtgaaaaaaatagaCAAACAAGAGCACTGATAAGaacagaatataatatatatattacttaaaaagaaaaagtaagaaCATAATATTTTGAGATAGTCTGAAAACATGGAAGTAAAAGAGGTAACCTCAGAAATGGGAAGACCAAAAGTATCTCCAGAAAGTGTTGCTTTTACTGTCTGACTTGAACCAAGAAGAGGAGCTCCTGGaatcaacaaaacaaaaaggccACAAGAGCATCATCATGACTATCTCAAGCAACTAGAATTTTGAAGTAGATGGATTTTGATTCAAAGAGATTATACCAACAGCAAAATAGGCGTGAATGTGTTCATCCAGCCACTGCACATAATGTTTCGGAGGAATTTCTAGCTTTAACCACTCCAAAAAATAACGAAACACATGGTTACCCAGTGAATGGGCCAAGACGATGGAGGGACCACCACGGAGTTTACGAGCAGTTTCGAATGTCAGTCTGCAAATTTAAAAGCAATATTTGGAAATTCTCAACATCCCAAAATTTACCAGTAAATGAATCTCAACCCAACAAAAACTGTAAAATCTAAGTAAATTGTTCAAAGCATGGGAATGCCATCCATTGTAACTCTAGTTTTCTACGTAGATTAAAGTGACAAGAAAAATTccccttctccttctctctctctccctctctctctctctgttttttttggggggggggggggtgggttgATTTGTTTACAGGAATCCATTTAGAGACGAGAATCATAGCCAGTAATTATAGTAGGTAGTATAAATGTTTAAGTTAAATACGAACTTTAGCTTGTGAAAGTAAAGGTCTCGCTCCTCAAGCATTGATGGAGACAATCTCCAATCATATGGAACAGCAATAATTGCGTTAGCCTCAATACCAAACTCAACACACCACTTAATCCATTCTTTCCACACTGAAGAGAGAGGACCTGCAGACCACAGAAcaacaaaatttatttaagcAGGCCATACCGCCAGAAGATTAAAACATCTCCTGAGgatctcaatctcaacaaacaGAAGAAGAACATATGTCCatagtaaaagaatttaaaaggcATACCCGTTATATAGCCTGGGTCAAGTTCAGTTATAGCAGAAAGACCACTGTCTGGCCTAGACTTGCATTCTGGATGATCCGTTTGATTGTAAGGATCGAGCCACATGCACTTAAGCCAGCAGTTGACAGCAGAAAGAAGCTGCAGACAACGGAATGCGATTTTCTCAGACTATGGATATAAATAAGATTATTTGAACTCACTAACGCCCCTTTACCATCACTCATTTATATTTTTCGCACTTTCGCACGTATTTTTGTTGATATGCTAGCGTAATAAACACTGATAAACATAAATTAACTCTTTATCCAACTAAACTAAATGGTGACACAAAATGACATACAGCGCGCATATTTAGTTCCTAAAAAAAGCACCACAGTAACAATGCTATGCAAGCAATAATGCGATGCCAAAGCAGGAGATTGAGACAAAAACGAGTGGAATTAATCAGATTTCCAATGCTACGGGAAAAGAAAAACGAAAAGAACAAATACATACTTTTCTGGTGTCGAGCCAGACCAAGTCGAGAGGGTTAAAGTCGAGAGGGGAATAGGGGCAGTCGAGGATGGACCAGGCGCGGAGCTGGGTGGAGGCGAAGCCGGGGATTATGATGCCAGAGAGCTTGGAGGAGTCGCCGGAGAATTGGCCGGCGCTGGAGACGGAGCATTGGAGGAGGACCAGGAGGAGAGTGGCGGCTAGAGGAGAAGGACAAAACCCTCTCATTTGGCTGTACGTTGTTTCTGTCTGTGAGCCGTGAGGAAGGGGGAAGAAAGTCGAGAGAGCGGAGAAATAGATCATCGTCACGCTGACATCAGTCTTTTCGAGCCCTTTTGACCGTCGGTTGGCTCTGGAACCTTGAACCATTTGATTTTgggaaaatgatattattacttCTCAAATATAACTTCTCTATaactctttttatatttaatttttttttaattttttattttacttaatgattaaaaaaatgagtattaataaaattatattttttttaaattttttcttaatagttaaagatgttaaaaaaatacttaaaagaaaataaaataaaaataaaaaaatttgaaatgcacATAAGTGGTAAATAGATTGTAATAGAGTGGTAACTCTATCACTATCCTTGATTTTGGCCTCTCTTTTGTGCTCacattgtattttttatttatttatttattttaaaacacaaaataatgaaataaaaactttatagatagttatttttacgtattttttattatatcgatgtgattagttttatattaaaaaaatttaatatagttaattatattaataaaatacataaaaaaatatataaaaataactgtatataacattattcttatatatttattttttctcgtTATAGAAATGTTGGCAtttatatcttataaaaataaatttataaattaattattttaaaattttattttattttaaatatatttaatatattacattaatttataaatttatttgtatgaattgaatatttgaatttaattgaATGTCATATACAACGAAAAAGCGTGATAAGAAATAGAGAAGTTACTATATGCACTTAATTAATTGAATTGCGTAATGAATTTGTAGATAACATATGATCAATTCACAAATGAAATGCTGGTttccattaaaatattttgaccTAGTTTGAAAaataaggatatatatatacacacacaaacatttATCTTTGTATAgttttcctcaaaatcaattatgattTTCATGGAGATTTAATTTTCATGGATGAAAAATCACtagaaaatacaaaattatgactaaataaaagaaaagtaaaaaaatatcatcaatcatatatttggataaaaaaaagaataatacttGATACAATTGTAGATTGTGAAAGCGCCGcacaatcatttaaaaaaaagtgaagtctattattaaaaacttagttattttttcatgtgaatctcgtatttatttatttttttaataagattttacGGTATTTACACACTCcacaactgtaaatatcatttatttattggaATATGCTTGcacactatttatttatatttttgtacttCCCTTTTTATAATATACTCTTTCTTATGTTATTTTGCACACATGTGATATCCGCGACAATTACATCcatgatatttttctttattttgtcaTAATAAATTTGGAATTCAAGACCTTGTGTACTCCTCCTaccttttattaatatataaataagaaatagcaAACCACAACCCATCCATCTTTTTGGCTTTTGGAATTTTCTGATTCTTGAGAGTTCTATGGTTCTAGAAATTGATATAGAATTTTAGTCAATTACGCTTTAGGGGGTACCTCTCCACTTGTACGCCGCCATGCTACTACATCTAAGCATTGACAAAATTACACAACAACGTACCCATTTTTCAAATATACGATTAAACCCTTTGTTGAGGGTTTGTGCACTCTTGGAATTAGTTGAGATACTTATTCGGTGGGCATGTGAAGAAACCAAAGTGTATGTTAAGTCCATCTCAGAAATAAGCGGTGGATTGCCCAAGGTTGTTGAATCTATGCAATTTGCAATGTCATTTTGCTCTTTGTTAGAAACTCAGTCATTAGTGTTGCGGCCTTACTTAATCAAGCATATTCGTCCTGGAATGGAAGTGGTTTTACAGATTCATATAGACCACTATAAGAAATTGTATCTATCTTTACAGCAACTGAATCTTGGGTTTTGGGTAGATATCTTGTATCGGGTATGGTAAATGAAACTTGCTCTTCTGTCATGGTTGGGAAACAACTGGAATATTGCCTGCTCACTAGCAGCGGCCGGAAGTTTGTGACACTGTTACAGGtttgttttatttccttttaaattaattttaaaagtgGATAATGCCAGATTGATTAAAGTAGACCTAATAAATAAAGAGTAAAAATTACCGGTATAGGATCAAAACCATTAGGTTAAGTGTTTGATTCAAATGCAATTTCACCATTTTTCAAAGCCACAACAATAATTCTTACCAAGCAACATCGTGTTGCATATCAAGAAACTACCATAAGTTTTGAAGCAGACAACCATCATAAGTATTGTTCTAGGAAAATGTGAACATGTTGAGTGCACTTTTAAGTGCTAGCTATAATGCTAGCTTCAAAGCTATATTTACTATTTGTGACTTACTTCTTTCCATATAAATGTAAAGAAGCATGCTATATTACTTTTTGGATTCAATCAGAAATGAAAAATGTTTATAATCCAGAAGGAAAGCGATTACATTCAACCAACCAATAGTATGTTAACTATTAGTTTGTTTGGTGACACATCAAGAAGTCAGGGTTACATTAATGTTTGATTTTGTCACCGTAAAGATTGTGTATTGTGTTTGGGAAATCAAAATTGTTGAAtggaaaaccaaaccaaatatAACCACTCTGCATGCGTCTTAAATAAAGCACGCTGTTGTTAGGTCATATGTACCTTGCAGGTGTGACTTGCTCTCAGGTATATCCTTTCTTCTATTCAGGCTATCACAGAGGATATCTCACCTCTAGTCGCCCTTCAAATGGATAGTCTGATCCTCAGAGGCCTCGTGGACCTCTTTCTGGAGTATACAATCATCCTTGAAAAAGCCATCACCTGTGATGAACTTGTCACGGAAAAGGGTGGTTCAAGAATCAATTTGGCAGAGACACTTACACAAAAGGTTTTTGTTCTGGTGAACTTATCAACATTAGAACAATTATTCTCTAACATCATCAGAAGTACATTTAGGAGCACGAGTCACATCAACCCTGAGCTAATTAGAAACGATTTAGTAGGCAATCAACAGAAGGAGCTTGATAGTTGTATATTGTTTATTCAAGAGGCTTCTTGTCAGGTTAGAGCTCATTTCTGCCAGCAATTTATACATGGAATGATGTCGGGAGCTGGCTCCAAATGTTATCTGGAAACTTGCATTGATGGACGAAAAGATCTCATGCCCTCCATTGCTTTTCAGGTACCCTTTATATGTATGTAAAGATTGGAAAAAATTTTAGTCAACACCTTGTGGGGaaagaaataattcaagaagtATCGGATGGCTGTTATCATTTGAGAAGATATGTAGTTTCTTCACTAAATAATTGCTGTTTATATGGTCTTCattttggtttcttttgatCGGGTATTATTCTTGGAACTGAGGAAAATGGAAAAACTTGCTGAAGATTGTGTTTTTGAAGTAGGTTGGTTGATGGAACTTTTGAGGGAACTGATAGAGGCCATTTTTGTTTGGATATCCAACAACAAAGAGATCTATGCAATTCCTGAAGAAGGTTTGACTGTCCAACATTCTGACACTTTCAAGAAGGTACGCTATTTTATGGACATTGCATAGGTAAATGTTCTTTTTAAGCTTTCTGTGTGTGTTTCCACTGCTTCCTATTAATACATCTCAACATccagtttcttttttttataagtaacatcCAGTTTCATGCATAGTTGTTCTTTTCCAATTCTTTATTAGCTGATCTGCTTCACCTACTTGCCTGGATCTTTATGAGTTTGGATCATTTACACTCAAATCTTTTAGATGCAAAcaatcatttttttgttttaggaagggaaaactatcatttctcaactCACATTCGCGTGGGTTCAACACCTTTGTACAGAATCAAAAACCAAAGTAAGAACTATACTATTCTTTGACACTATACACGACCAAATTCACTGACAACTCAAGAAAAGGGAGCTCTGCCCTTTCTACAACCAGACAACCTTTTGCCTCCTTGGGAACATTTTGCAGCTCTAAGTGTTCACATGAAGTTCCCAGAGGCTGAACTTTGCAAAGAAATCTGCCATTTGGTTTGCCTCCCAGTATGTGTGCCTCACCTGTAAGTTCAAAGATTGCTTTGTAACTATGAGTTCCTCCCAAATGTCCATTACAGCCCACACAATTGTATGCCCATGGTGGAGTTTTTCTTCTCCTGAGTATGTGATATAACAATGTCAATCCTTCCTCACCATAGTTGAAAGAAATATTTCCGCTGGAGCATCAGATTTTGGTTCTCTTAGTCGTCTTTTGGGGGCATGTCAAGATTTAGACCTTGCAAAAAACAATAATGGATATTTTAAACAAACCTTTTAGGTGATTTTTCTAGAAGTTCCCTGCTTCCCCTCCAATGTTTTTAGATGTGATGGAATTTGTTTTCAGCCGGATTAAAGTTTGATAACAGCTCCTTTTTCCTATCTGTGTcattatgttttgatgttagtTTGAAGTTGGAGGTTGTCTTGTGACTATTTTTGACTTTGATGACTAAATATGTCATGGTTACTCATGGATACCCCACCCTCAAATTTAGTTTGATGATGCATGGTGAGGGTTTTTAATATGTAAAAGGAATTTATGGTCATCTTTTGTCATAATGCTGAGTCCTCagctaaaattatttcattgatGTTCCTTTTCCTATTACAGTTTGCATTGGATATGCAATTTCTTGTGGAAATCTCAAGATATGGGGGATACTTCTGCAAGAACAGCTCGGTTCTTGTAACTTATATGAAATTGGCCTTTCTTTCAGCTGGACTAAATCCTGAAAGGTGGGTGTATTATTTTGCATCATCACGGTATTTTATTGCATATAAAAAAGGGGGTTCAGAGTTGTAGATCACATACGTTTTAGGCCATGATTTTTTAGGTGATTATTTTGTACACTCATTATTTACTTAATTCTTTCatcgtattaaaaaaaaaaaaaaaaaattctttcatgATTTATTAATTCTCATTGAAGAAActcaaaatgaatttttaaattttttttttttaaaagaagttcaaGAGTAATTTTTTTAGCAGTTAAACCCTAATGAAACACTCATCTACAAATTAACATGCTTAGACATACACGCGCACACACACAAACACGTATATGCAAACATCATGTTTATATCAACTTTGTGTTTTGCTCTGCAtgttatgagtggagacaaaaCGGTGAACAGTGAGTCATGCACCGTTTCTTTCCTTAGCATATTAGGTGCCACTTGCAAACACGCACAGTGTCTGCAGCAAGTGACGCCTCAGACTCTTCCATAAAACACTGTACCGAAAAATGTTGTAGGTTGCTCAAGTGTGTGCTGACAGAGTGCAGCAGAGAAGtgtagagagaaaacagagagtgtgtgctgcgtgtGTATGCAGACagagtgtgggagagaaagaagagagaaacagagtgggtgagcagagagagtttaGAAGAgagattttgtaaaaaataatttcatagtgaaattacagtagctgtggacgtaggcaattgccgaaccacgttaaatttcattcctcctttatttagaatcatctctGTGTCAAAACAGCTCCCAACACTGCATTCAGTAATTTGATATTTAACTTGTTTCAAGCTACAACTTAGAGGAGTTTTTCCATATTGTGATAAAATCCTCTGTATTGGAATTTATTCAACATCTTGGTAAGCCAGAAAACAATGAGCTGTTGGATAAGAGAGAATGGAGACACCTTAAACAGTGGAGAATATGCATACAGCTGCATCATATTTGGTTTTTTTCGCATACATATTACATTCTACCATACTACCAGGAAGCCATTGGGCTTTTATAGAAGAACCAGAATTGTTACTTTAATGAATCAAATCAGAGTATCTAATAGAAGATGGGTGCTTGTTTTTGCTTTTCAGAGATGGCATGGATGATGGATGGGCTATAAATGCTGTTAATGAAGCAATTGTTGGGAgttgttctgacacagagacgattctaaataaaggagggacgaaatttaacatGGTTCGgtaattgcctacgtccacagatgctgtaatttcactatgaaaataattttacagaaaactctctctcacccactttGATGCACTCTGCACACACGCAgcactctctattttctctctgcTCTTCTTTGCTGCACACTCCacacacttaagctctcctatttataggagagcagatcagtacgttgcagcaatttgctgcatgattcttggggaggtggggaggtgTCTAACAATACAAAGGAGCAAACGGTGCAACGGTGCATTCGGTGTCTTTCGGTGCACTGTTCACTGTTTTTGTCTCCAcctgcaacaatctcccacttggagacaaatgagtctacatatattcatagcaactatcacaacaacttcaagtcatgcctttaagtacgaagtccaactgaagctatacacagcttcagtttgtcagcagtaactacttttgtgaacatgtctgctggattctctgttcctcgaatcttctcaagtatcagctgtccactatcgagaagagatcggataaaatggtatcgcaactgtatgtgttttattctggaatgaaaggctggattctttgcaagaaaaatagcactctgactatcactgtgtagaatgcatttttcattcttctttcccaattcctccaagaatgactgcaaccaaaccatttccttccctgcttcagttatagcaacgtattccgcttctgtagttgagagagcaacaatcttctgtaacttagaagcccacgatacagctgtatcacccagcgtatacacaaatccagtagtactttttctgctgtcaacgtcacctgctaaatcagcatctacatatccctgtagttttaaacttacttttgtaaagcatagtgacgtatctgaagagccttgtagatatcttaaaatccacttgactacttcccaatgctgctttcctggattactcatgtacctgctcacagctcccactgcttgtgcaatgtctgaccttgtacagaccatggcatacataagactaccaatagcagatgcatagggtattctatTCAtacattcttgctcttccttcgTCTTtagcgactgatccttagttagtcgaaagtgactagctaagggtgtgctcactggtttcgccttatccatgttaaaccttctgagcaccttcttcacatactcctcctgcgagagcttgagagtatcattagacctgtctctaataattctcataccatggatttgttttgcagcacccaaatccttcatctcaaaccgctttgacaactgcttcttcagttcattgatttcctcgatgcttgaccctgcaacgagcatatcatccacatataacagtaggataatataagagttgtcaaagttcttcatatagcaacaatggtcggcctgcagtcttgtaaatccattactgcatatgaagttgtcaaacttccggtaccattgtcgtggagcttgttttaggccatacaagctcttcttcagtttgcaaactagattctcttttcccttcactgagaatccttgtggctggtgcatatagatgtcttcctccaaatcaccatgaaggaatgcagtcttcacatctaactgctcaagatgtagattctttgcagccacaattgccaacactagcctgatcgttgtcaattttacaactggagagaaaatgtctgtgtagtcgacaccttctttttgttgaaaccccttcacgaccattctggctttgtagcgcttgctaccattgtgttcttctttaattctgtacactcatttattgtgcaaagtcttcttgccttttggaagcttagttagctcccaagtctgatttgacatcagtgactccatctcatcttgcatggctttctcccacttgatcgaatcttcaattcgttgagcttcatcataactttccggttcaccactatctgttagcaagatgtagtatagagatggtgagaaccgctgtggtggcctgattgtccttgaagatcttcgagtaacagtgagtggtgtacgttgttcgatctgtgtatcgtcattttcttgatcctcgttctgatcaatgttgactcgagtaacatcaaagtcaacaacctcaggtttctttggctgttccTCAGATTCAGCTTGTGATTTAGCTTTGTACAAAATCTGCTCAttgaatatcacatttctacttctgatgattttgcgatttttatcatcctaaaatcgatagccaaattctttatcaccataaccgatgaaaattttttttctagatttggcttctaacttgttacgatcaatagaatctatgtgaacatatgataaacagccaaaaactttcaaatgggaaagatttaccttctttccgctccagacttcctctggtagatcgaactttaagggaactgaaggtccccgattaatcaaataggctgcagtgttaattgcatcagcccaaaaacattcaggcaatcctaaattcagcctcatgcttctggcacgttcgttgagagttctgttcatgcgttcagctacgccattctgctgcggtgtcccgggaatagtcttctgaaatctaatcccatttgcagcacagaattctttgaaccctccgtcgatgtacgctcctccattgtctgacctcagacattttaacttcaagcctgtttcattttcaaccatggctttccacttcttgaaagtatcaaatgtgtcagatttatttttcaaaaaataaacccatactttcctgcttgagtcatcaataaatgaaatatagtaccgcgatcctccaagagaagcgactggggatggcccccacaaatctgtgtgcaccaactccaactttgtagattttggagttctaccatttttcaggaaactaacttttttctgtttcccaaaaatgcaaccttcatacatgtcgaaatcagttgattcgaactttggtaacttccccttggataatagtactttcattcctttctcactcatgtgaccaagcctttgatgccataggttggcatttgcatcagcaattgcaatagtatctctaatacttgaagtcatgtatagagtacctgtttttgtgcctcgagctactaccatagctccttttgttatcttccacgtgccaccggtaaatagtaccgaatgcccatcagcattaagttgtcctacagaaatcaggttcctcatgagcttgggaacatgtcgcaccttctgtagcaaccatgcacttccattgggcagattgattggtacatctcccatgccttcgatttctaaagcttcaccatctgctaagtacaccttcccgaaatcaccagtgacataattctgcatgatttctcggtatgctgtagtgtggaaagaggctcctgaatctaacacccaagattcaatttggttgtcgactgaaagaagtaaggcatcttggagatcttctgttgtggcattaacagagtcatgctcattcttcttctttgcttccttgcaattatttttgaagtggccaatcttgccacaattccagcactgtacttgttttccatatttagatttacttctgcttcttcgggacttcgatctgccccgatttgaacttctactagctcctctacctctcgtctcgaggtttaaagcagaactggaagttgatgcttctcccgtatctcttctgcgaacttcctcgctaaaaATATGGTAtcggatatcttgatacttcatctttgtt
This is a stretch of genomic DNA from Carya illinoinensis cultivar Pawnee chromosome 3, C.illinoinensisPawnee_v1, whole genome shotgun sequence. It encodes these proteins:
- the LOC122305373 gene encoding phospholipid--sterol O-acyltransferase, which gives rise to MVQGSRANRRSKGLEKTDVSVTMIYFSALSTFFPLPHGSQTETTYSQMRGFCPSPLAATLLLVLLQCSVSSAGQFSGDSSKLSGIIIPGFASTQLRAWSILDCPYSPLDFNPLDLVWLDTRKLLSAVNCWLKCMWLDPYNQTDHPECKSRPDSGLSAITELDPGYITGPLSSVWKEWIKWCVEFGIEANAIIAVPYDWRLSPSMLEERDLYFHKLKLTFETARKLRGGPSIVLAHSLGNHVFRYFLEWLKLEIPPKHYVQWLDEHIHAYFAVGAPLLGSSQTVKATLSGDTFGLPISEGTARLLVNSFASSLWMLPFSKYCRSDNAYWKHFSGVTRRGHQTYHCEEQEFRSNFSGMPTNIINIEIPSIHGFDAYPSVSEVAETNLSRMECGLPTQLSFSAREIADGTFFKAIEDYDPDSKRLLYQLEKSYHGDPVLNPLTPWDRPPIKNVYCVYGIDLKTEVGYYFAPSGKPYPDNWIITDVIFEVEGSLFSRSGDLVEGNAGAASGDEAVPYHSLSWCKNWLGPKVNITRAPQSEHDGSDVQVELNVEHHGEDIVPNMTRSTRTKYITFYEDSESIPGRRTAVWELDKANHRNIVRSPVLMREVWLQMWHDIHPDAKSNFVTKAKRGPLRDEDCYWDYGKARCAWPEYCEYRYVFGDVHLGQSCRVKNSSSDLKLHYL